One genomic segment of Chitinophaga sancti includes these proteins:
- the lepA gene encoding translation elongation factor 4 encodes MKNIRNFCIIAHIDHGKSTLADRLLEHTKTISERDMQAQVLDDMDLEREKGITIKSHAIQMNYAANGQQYVFNLIDTPGHVDFSYEVSRALAACEGALLLVDAAQGIQAQTISNLYLALENDLEIIPVINKIDMEGAMIPEVKDQIIELIGCKEEDILLASGKSGIGIEEILQAIVTRIPAPKGDPEAPLQALIFDSVFNSFRGIIAYYRIYNGTIKKGEKIRFVNTGQEYFADEVGVLKLGLSPQKEVKTGDVGYIITGIKNAKEVKVGDTITSMANPSLESIKGFEEVKPMVFAGIFPVNTEDFEELRDCMEKLQLNDASLTFELETSQALGFGFRCGFLGMLHMEIIQERLEREFNQTVITTVPNVSFIAHTTRNEVIQVNNPSEMPDPSRIERIEEPFIRAQIITKPDYIGNIMTLCLGKRGMLINQSYLTPSRVELIFELPLTEIVFDFYDKLKSQTRGYASFDYTPIGMRDSDIAKMDILLNGDKVDALSALIHRGRAQDFGRKLCEKLRELLPRQQFMIAIQAAIGAKILARETISAMRKDVTAKCYGGDISRKRKLLEKQKEGKKRMRQIGNVEVPQEAFLAVLKLDD; translated from the coding sequence ATGAAGAATATCAGGAATTTTTGCATCATTGCGCACATTGACCACGGTAAAAGTACATTGGCCGACAGGCTATTAGAGCATACCAAGACCATTTCCGAAAGGGATATGCAGGCGCAGGTCCTGGATGATATGGATCTCGAAAGAGAAAAGGGTATTACTATTAAGAGCCATGCCATCCAGATGAACTATGCGGCCAATGGACAGCAATATGTATTTAACCTCATTGATACCCCCGGTCACGTGGACTTCTCTTACGAAGTATCCCGCGCACTGGCTGCCTGTGAAGGCGCTCTGTTGCTCGTAGACGCTGCCCAGGGTATTCAGGCACAGACTATTTCTAACCTGTACCTGGCACTGGAAAACGACCTGGAAATCATCCCGGTTATTAATAAAATAGATATGGAAGGGGCTATGATCCCCGAAGTAAAGGACCAGATCATCGAGCTGATCGGCTGTAAGGAAGAAGATATTCTCCTGGCTTCCGGTAAGTCCGGTATCGGTATCGAAGAAATTCTGCAGGCCATCGTAACCCGTATTCCAGCTCCGAAAGGTGATCCGGAAGCACCGTTACAGGCGCTGATCTTCGATAGCGTGTTCAACTCCTTCCGTGGTATCATCGCTTATTACAGAATTTATAACGGAACCATCAAAAAAGGTGAGAAGATCCGTTTCGTAAATACCGGCCAGGAATACTTTGCCGATGAGGTAGGTGTACTGAAACTGGGCCTTTCTCCTCAGAAGGAGGTAAAAACAGGTGATGTGGGTTATATCATCACCGGTATCAAGAACGCCAAAGAGGTAAAAGTGGGTGATACCATCACCAGCATGGCAAACCCTTCCCTGGAAAGTATCAAAGGTTTCGAGGAAGTAAAGCCAATGGTATTTGCCGGTATTTTCCCGGTAAACACGGAAGACTTCGAAGAGCTGCGTGACTGTATGGAGAAATTGCAGCTGAATGATGCTTCCCTGACTTTCGAACTGGAAACATCGCAGGCGCTGGGCTTTGGTTTCCGATGCGGATTCCTGGGTATGCTGCACATGGAGATCATCCAGGAAAGACTGGAAAGAGAGTTTAACCAGACGGTGATCACTACCGTACCGAACGTAAGCTTTATTGCACATACGACCAGGAACGAAGTGATCCAGGTGAACAACCCTTCTGAAATGCCTGATCCTAGCCGTATTGAAAGGATTGAAGAGCCTTTTATCCGTGCACAGATCATTACAAAACCAGATTATATTGGTAATATCATGACCCTCTGCCTGGGTAAGAGAGGTATGCTCATCAACCAGAGTTATCTGACGCCATCCCGTGTGGAGCTGATCTTTGAACTGCCACTGACAGAGATCGTGTTTGACTTTTATGATAAGCTGAAGAGCCAGACCCGTGGTTATGCATCATTTGACTATACGCCAATCGGAATGAGGGATTCTGATATTGCGAAGATGGATATCCTGTTGAATGGGGATAAAGTGGATGCGCTGAGTGCGTTGATTCACCGTGGCCGTGCACAGGATTTTGGTCGTAAGTTGTGTGAAAAGCTGAGAGAATTGCTGCCACGTCAGCAGTTTATGATTGCGATTCAGGCGGCGATCGGTGCGAAGATCCTGGCGCGTGAAACTATCAGTGCGATGCGTAAGGATGTGACTGCGAAGTGTTATGGTGGTGATATCTCCCGTAAGCGTAAGTTGTTGGAGAAACAGAAAGAAGGTAAGAAGAGAATGAGACAGATCGGAAACGTAGAGGTGCCGCAGGAAGCATTCCTGGCGGTGTTGAAGCTGGATGATTAA
- a CDS encoding M1 family metallopeptidase, with amino-acid sequence MRGILLLLLVITTAFSVSAQERTFTHADTLRGSITPAREWWDVQNYDLHVALNAQDSTLGGYNIITYFINKPDSIMQIDLQLPMEVDSVMQDKQKLAYERDGDAVMVRTLAQQPKGSTKKVTIFFHGRPKTAVNPPWDGGIIWRKDKDGRPWIATACQGTGASVWWPNKDTQSDEPNDMTIAVTVPNFLVDVSNGRLKKKVSNKDGTDTYIWYVSNPINNYDVALNIGNYKEIKDTYNGEGGKLDLSYWVLDYNVDTATIHFEEVKKMLQCFEFWFGKYPFYQDSYKLIEAPHLGMEHQSGVAYGNGFGWGYKGRDLSGSGWGLKWDFIIVHESGHEWFGNNITSKDIADMWIHEAFTNYSETLYTECEFGRKAAFEYITGVRQNIRNDEPIIAPYGVNAEGSGDMYYKGGNMVHTIRQIVNNDNVFRDVLRGMNQAFWHQTVTTKDILDYLNFRTQMNFTKVFEQYLMHTTIPTLEYHFNGNELQFRWVTDVENFNMPVKVTLNDRGYQFIYPGKHWQSTQFTMTNKKDFKVDPNFYIHVKQI; translated from the coding sequence ATGCGTGGCATACTGTTGCTTTTATTGGTCATCACTACAGCCTTCTCGGTTAGCGCCCAGGAGAGGACCTTCACCCATGCGGATACACTCCGTGGTTCAATCACCCCTGCCAGGGAATGGTGGGATGTACAGAACTACGATCTTCATGTGGCGCTAAATGCACAAGATAGTACCCTGGGAGGCTATAACATTATTACCTATTTTATTAATAAGCCTGATAGTATTATGCAGATAGATCTGCAGTTGCCTATGGAAGTGGACAGTGTCATGCAGGATAAACAGAAGCTGGCGTACGAGCGTGATGGCGATGCCGTGATGGTGCGTACACTGGCACAGCAACCAAAGGGAAGCACGAAGAAAGTAACGATCTTTTTCCATGGCCGTCCTAAAACAGCGGTAAATCCACCATGGGATGGCGGTATCATCTGGCGCAAAGACAAGGATGGCCGTCCATGGATCGCCACTGCCTGCCAGGGTACTGGTGCAAGCGTTTGGTGGCCTAACAAAGATACCCAGTCAGATGAGCCGAATGATATGACGATTGCCGTGACGGTGCCAAACTTCCTTGTAGATGTGTCTAATGGCCGTTTGAAGAAGAAGGTATCTAATAAAGATGGAACCGATACCTACATATGGTATGTGTCCAACCCGATCAATAACTATGATGTAGCGCTGAATATCGGGAACTATAAAGAGATCAAAGATACCTACAATGGTGAAGGCGGTAAACTGGACCTGAGCTATTGGGTACTGGATTATAATGTAGATACGGCGACTATTCACTTTGAAGAAGTGAAGAAAATGCTGCAATGCTTTGAGTTTTGGTTTGGTAAATATCCATTTTACCAGGATAGCTATAAGCTGATCGAAGCACCGCATTTAGGTATGGAGCACCAGAGTGGTGTGGCCTATGGTAATGGCTTCGGCTGGGGGTATAAGGGGCGTGACCTGTCTGGCAGTGGCTGGGGTTTGAAGTGGGACTTTATCATCGTGCATGAGAGTGGCCACGAGTGGTTTGGAAACAACATTACCAGCAAGGACATTGCGGATATGTGGATCCATGAAGCGTTCACCAACTATTCAGAGACGTTATATACTGAGTGTGAGTTCGGTAGAAAGGCTGCTTTCGAATATATTACAGGTGTGCGGCAGAATATCAGGAATGATGAGCCGATCATTGCACCATACGGAGTAAATGCGGAAGGTAGTGGGGATATGTATTATAAAGGGGGGAATATGGTGCATACCATTCGACAGATCGTGAACAACGACAATGTATTCAGAGATGTGTTGAGAGGAATGAACCAGGCATTCTGGCACCAGACGGTCACGACGAAGGATATTCTTGACTACCTGAATTTCCGTACACAGATGAACTTTACGAAGGTGTTTGAGCAATACCTGATGCATACGACGATTCCTACGCTGGAATATCATTTTAATGGGAATGAGTTACAGTTCAGGTGGGTGACGGATGTGGAGAATTTCAATATGCCGGTGAAGGTGACGCTGAATGATAGAGGGTATCAGTTTATTTATCCGGGTAAGCATTGGCAATCAACACAGTTTACCATGACGAATAAAAAGGATTTTAAGGTAGATCCGAATTTTTACATACATGTTAAACAGATCTAA
- the manA gene encoding mannose-6-phosphate isomerase, class I, producing MSEKKLFRLEGKVQNYAWGGFHYIPSLLGIPETNNPSAEYWMGAHQSAPSKIDIDGQTTALDQLIKANPTAALGQKVWDRFGELPFLFKILDVKDMLSIQVHPTKVEAEKGFARENEAGIPLNASHRNYKDANHKPEIMVALSEFWLLHGFLPEDKLKNVLTTIPEFATLAPVFEKEGYYGLYKTVMEMPQEEVNKFLRPLAERVLPAYQAGTLHKSDPAFWTGRAIANDPQGLDRLDRGIFSIYFFNIMEVHEGDAVFQDAGIPHAYLEGQNVELMANSDNVLRGGLTPKHIDVPELLKHTRFEAVHPKILKGDAVKGGLESIYASPAPDFVVSRIGLKAGQKYEQHTTSTEILLVLQGNATFTGEGGVNLPVVKGQSVVALYDTTYQIESKEGVVIYKAGVPA from the coding sequence ATGAGTGAGAAGAAACTATTCAGACTGGAAGGTAAGGTTCAAAATTATGCATGGGGTGGATTCCATTATATTCCATCACTCCTGGGCATCCCCGAAACAAACAATCCCAGCGCGGAATACTGGATGGGTGCACACCAAAGCGCACCCTCAAAAATTGACATAGATGGTCAGACCACTGCACTCGACCAACTGATCAAAGCCAATCCTACCGCTGCATTAGGCCAGAAAGTATGGGACCGCTTCGGTGAACTGCCTTTCCTGTTCAAGATCCTCGACGTAAAAGACATGTTATCGATCCAGGTGCATCCTACCAAAGTAGAAGCCGAAAAAGGTTTTGCCCGTGAAAACGAAGCAGGCATTCCTTTGAACGCATCGCACCGTAATTATAAAGACGCCAATCACAAGCCTGAAATCATGGTAGCCCTCAGCGAATTCTGGCTGCTCCATGGCTTCCTGCCTGAAGATAAACTGAAGAATGTACTGACTACCATTCCTGAATTTGCTACCCTCGCTCCTGTCTTCGAAAAAGAAGGTTATTATGGGCTGTACAAAACAGTGATGGAAATGCCTCAGGAAGAAGTGAACAAATTCCTTCGTCCGCTGGCCGAAAGAGTATTGCCTGCCTACCAGGCTGGTACCCTGCACAAATCAGATCCTGCTTTCTGGACAGGCCGTGCAATCGCAAATGATCCTCAGGGTCTCGACAGACTCGATAGAGGGATCTTCTCTATTTACTTCTTTAATATTATGGAAGTACATGAAGGCGATGCAGTATTCCAGGATGCCGGTATTCCGCACGCTTACCTCGAAGGCCAGAATGTGGAACTGATGGCAAATTCTGACAATGTGCTGCGTGGTGGACTGACACCTAAACATATTGATGTACCTGAATTGCTGAAACATACCCGTTTCGAAGCAGTACATCCTAAGATCCTGAAGGGAGATGCAGTAAAGGGCGGCCTGGAAAGTATTTATGCCAGTCCAGCTCCTGACTTCGTGGTAAGCCGTATCGGGCTGAAAGCGGGTCAGAAATATGAGCAGCACACCACTTCTACAGAAATCCTGCTCGTGCTGCAGGGCAATGCGACCTTCACAGGTGAAGGTGGTGTGAACCTGCCAGTGGTGAAAGGTCAGTCTGTAGTGGCATTGTATGATACCACTTACCAGATTGAATCTAAAGAGGGAGTGGTTATTTATAAGGCGGGAGTCCCTGCTTAA
- a CDS encoding menaquinone biosynthesis protein has product MERKVKVAAVSYLNTKPLLFGFRNHPVMDMMELSVDYPAKIGQQLIDGVVDVGLVPVAVIPKMKEYHIISDYCIGAEGPVASVCLFSDVPLHDIKRIYLDYQSRSSVALLKLLVKDYWKLDVEFIPTTGDYEGNIKGTDAGLVIGDRAFLQRKVSPYIYDLAEHWIRYTSLPMVFAAWISNKPLPIEFIQQFNNANGIGISNIPAVVAENPFGEYDLTTYYVKNLSFPLTPSKRQGLNRFIGYLQQ; this is encoded by the coding sequence TTGGAACGGAAAGTAAAAGTAGCGGCAGTAAGTTATTTGAATACCAAGCCATTATTATTTGGATTTAGGAATCATCCGGTGATGGACATGATGGAGCTGAGTGTGGATTATCCGGCTAAGATAGGCCAGCAGCTTATAGATGGGGTTGTAGACGTTGGACTTGTACCAGTGGCAGTGATACCGAAGATGAAGGAGTACCACATTATTTCAGATTATTGTATTGGAGCGGAAGGGCCCGTTGCGTCGGTGTGTTTGTTTTCGGATGTTCCTTTGCATGACATTAAGCGGATTTACCTGGATTATCAGAGCCGGTCTTCAGTGGCGTTGTTGAAATTGCTGGTGAAGGATTACTGGAAGCTGGATGTGGAGTTTATTCCTACGACAGGAGATTATGAGGGGAATATCAAGGGAACGGATGCTGGTTTAGTGATTGGGGACAGGGCGTTTTTACAGCGTAAGGTGTCTCCTTATATTTATGATCTGGCGGAGCATTGGATCAGGTATACGAGTTTGCCGATGGTGTTTGCGGCGTGGATTAGTAATAAGCCGTTGCCAATAGAGTTTATCCAGCAGTTTAATAATGCGAATGGGATAGGGATTAGTAATATTCCGGCGGTGGTGGCAGAGAATCCTTTTGGGGAGTATGATCTGACGACTTATTATGTGAAGAATCTGAGTTTTCCTTTGACGCCTTCGAAGCGACAGGGGTTGAATAGGTTTATAGGGTATTTGCAGCAATAG
- a CDS encoding NADPH-dependent F420 reductase, which yields MKIGILGSGPVGLTLSEGLVRAGHEVILGTRNPSKESLQQWIRKIGNNVIAAPFREAAAQGELLVICTSWAGTQKAIEAAGLWNFKNKVVVDVTNPLDGKGPDQQGRLSFSIGHTNSAGEQLQAWLPPDAHVVKALSCIGHESMFRPQHEQDAPTMFICGNKRQAKTTVTELLQQMGWIDIVDMGSIEMSRNIEPLSILWYAYGFRTGTWQHGFRLVKKPS from the coding sequence ATGAAAATAGGTATCCTGGGCAGCGGCCCCGTCGGCCTTACACTTAGTGAAGGCCTGGTCAGGGCAGGACATGAAGTGATCCTTGGCACCCGTAACCCTTCCAAAGAATCCCTGCAACAATGGATACGCAAAATTGGCAATAACGTTATTGCTGCTCCTTTTCGGGAAGCAGCGGCGCAGGGAGAACTACTCGTCATCTGCACCAGCTGGGCGGGTACCCAAAAAGCCATTGAGGCGGCAGGGTTATGGAATTTCAAAAACAAAGTAGTAGTGGATGTTACGAACCCGCTGGATGGGAAAGGCCCCGATCAGCAGGGAAGGCTGAGTTTTTCTATCGGGCATACTAATTCTGCGGGAGAGCAGCTGCAAGCGTGGTTGCCACCAGATGCACATGTGGTGAAGGCATTGAGTTGTATCGGACATGAGTCTATGTTCCGGCCACAACATGAGCAGGATGCACCTACCATGTTTATTTGTGGGAATAAAAGACAGGCGAAGACGACGGTGACTGAATTATTACAGCAAATGGGGTGGATTGATATTGTGGATATGGGTAGTATTGAGATGAGCAGGAATATTGAGCCACTGAGCATTTTGTGGTATGCTTATGGGTTTAGAACAGGGACCTGGCAGCATGGGTTTCGGTTGGTGAAAAAGCCTTCTTAG
- a CDS encoding SoxR reducing system RseC family protein, with protein sequence MKKDTRENIMIAVLIFLAIISRVITNHLQLWNFNAIGAAALFGGMMIRNKRLAYLLPVLTLFLSDLFLQFFTNVQTFYGAYIGQLFFVYGAFLLITWIATRIKKADALTILIASIGSGMVFFMITNLGTFLTTNLYPHTLSGLIACYAAGIPFYKEGDLFSSFALNGILGNVFFSAVLFGALSLIKQISYQPKKQQLA encoded by the coding sequence ATGAAGAAGGATACCCGTGAAAATATTATGATCGCTGTGCTGATCTTCCTGGCTATCATCAGCCGTGTCATCACCAACCACCTGCAGTTATGGAACTTTAACGCAATCGGCGCCGCCGCCCTTTTTGGGGGTATGATGATCCGCAATAAACGCCTGGCTTATCTGTTACCAGTCCTTACCCTTTTCCTGAGTGATCTTTTCCTCCAGTTCTTTACCAATGTTCAGACCTTCTATGGCGCTTACATTGGCCAACTGTTCTTTGTATATGGTGCATTCCTGTTGATCACCTGGATCGCTACCCGTATCAAAAAGGCTGATGCACTTACCATTCTGATTGCCAGCATCGGCAGCGGTATGGTGTTCTTTATGATCACCAACCTTGGTACTTTCCTCACGACTAACCTGTATCCGCATACACTCAGTGGCCTCATCGCCTGCTATGCAGCTGGCATTCCTTTTTACAAAGAAGGTGACCTGTTCAGCAGCTTTGCCCTGAATGGTATTCTTGGAAACGTATTCTTTAGTGCAGTACTGTTTGGTGCATTGTCCCTGATCAAACAGATCTCCTACCAACCGAAGAAACAGCAATTAGCTTAA
- the purB gene encoding adenylosuccinate lyase yields MQLQSLTAISPLDGRYRKQLEELAPYFSEFALIRYRVLVEIEYFIALGEQKLFTLPKTQVGALRKIYQEFTVENAQLIKETEKVTNHDVKAVEYFVKNELKGLGLEDKLEWVHFGLTSQDVNNTATPLFWKEAIEHVYMPAIANLVLQLKKFGKQWIKIPMLARTHGQPASPTILGKEILVFAERLEGQVKLLGDIPFAAKFGGATGNFNAHHVAFPKINWGKFGDKFVNNTLGLQRMKYTTQIEHYDNIAAQFDTLKRINTILIDFSRDIWQYISMDYFKQKIKANEVGSSAMPHKVNPIDFENAEGNLGLANALFEHLSAKLPISRLQRDLTDSTVLRNVGVPFSHSILALKSLAKGMDKLILNEAKLHDDLENNWAVIAEAIQTVLRRENYPQPYEALKALTRGGEQITQKTMHKFIDGLKISASLKKELKAITPHNYTGIW; encoded by the coding sequence ATGCAATTACAATCATTGACCGCCATTTCCCCGCTGGATGGGCGTTATCGCAAACAACTGGAAGAACTGGCCCCTTATTTTTCTGAATTTGCACTCATCCGCTACCGCGTACTGGTAGAGATTGAATACTTCATCGCCCTCGGCGAACAGAAGTTATTCACCCTCCCCAAAACACAGGTAGGGGCCCTGCGTAAAATCTATCAGGAATTTACGGTTGAAAATGCCCAGCTGATCAAGGAAACGGAGAAAGTGACGAATCATGATGTAAAAGCTGTTGAATACTTCGTTAAAAACGAACTGAAAGGCTTAGGCCTGGAAGATAAGCTGGAGTGGGTACACTTCGGTCTGACCTCCCAGGATGTCAACAACACCGCTACCCCCCTGTTCTGGAAGGAAGCAATTGAGCATGTATACATGCCAGCTATCGCTAACCTGGTCCTGCAACTGAAGAAGTTCGGCAAACAATGGATAAAGATCCCCATGCTGGCACGTACTCATGGCCAACCCGCATCTCCGACCATCCTGGGTAAGGAGATCCTGGTATTCGCTGAAAGACTGGAAGGTCAGGTAAAACTGCTGGGTGATATCCCTTTTGCAGCTAAATTCGGCGGTGCTACCGGCAACTTTAATGCACACCACGTTGCATTCCCTAAGATCAACTGGGGAAAGTTCGGTGACAAGTTCGTGAACAATACCCTGGGCTTACAACGTATGAAGTACACGACCCAGATCGAACATTATGATAACATTGCTGCGCAATTCGATACTTTAAAACGTATCAATACCATCCTCATAGATTTTAGCCGCGATATCTGGCAATATATCTCTATGGATTATTTCAAACAGAAGATCAAGGCGAATGAAGTAGGTTCTTCTGCCATGCCGCACAAAGTAAATCCAATCGATTTCGAAAATGCAGAAGGTAACCTGGGGCTGGCAAATGCACTGTTTGAACACCTGAGTGCAAAACTGCCTATTTCCCGTTTACAACGTGACCTCACTGACTCTACTGTATTGAGAAATGTAGGTGTGCCTTTCAGTCACTCTATCCTCGCATTGAAGTCCCTCGCAAAAGGCATGGATAAGCTTATCCTGAACGAAGCGAAACTGCATGACGATCTGGAAAATAACTGGGCCGTAATAGCTGAAGCCATTCAGACAGTACTGCGCAGGGAAAATTATCCTCAGCCTTACGAAGCACTGAAAGCGCTGACCCGTGGTGGTGAACAGATCACACAGAAGACAATGCATAAATTTATTGATGGGCTGAAAATAAGCGCAAGCCTGAAGAAAGAATTAAAGGCTATCACACCTCACAATTACACCGGCATTTGGTAG
- a CDS encoding YraN family protein gives MLTYLDLGKKGEEIASAHFLAQDYIILHANWKLGRKEIDLIVRKGECLVFVEVKTLATDIWGFPEKNVTERKIRHIRAVANGYMDRMRELPKRIRFDIVAITFRKDGSHELVHFEDCF, from the coding sequence ATGTTAACCTACCTTGATTTAGGTAAAAAAGGCGAGGAAATAGCGAGTGCGCATTTTTTAGCACAGGATTATATCATTTTGCATGCCAATTGGAAATTGGGGCGAAAGGAGATTGATTTGATTGTAAGGAAGGGAGAGTGTTTGGTTTTTGTGGAGGTGAAGACGTTGGCTACTGATATCTGGGGTTTTCCTGAGAAGAATGTGACGGAGAGGAAGATCAGGCATATAAGGGCAGTGGCGAATGGGTATATGGATAGGATGAGGGAGTTACCGAAGCGGATCAGGTTTGATATAGTGGCGATTACTTTCAGGAAAGATGGGAGTCATGAGTTGGTGCATTTTGAGGATTGTTTTTGA
- a CDS encoding acyl-CoA-binding protein, with protein sequence MDLKTQFETAVADSKTLSEKPSNEVLLKLYSLYKQATEGDNTAEPPANPFDFVAKAKYQAWEELRGKTSDAAMEEYIQLVTQLKN encoded by the coding sequence ATGGACCTCAAAACACAATTCGAAACCGCCGTTGCCGACAGCAAAACATTGTCTGAGAAGCCCTCCAATGAGGTATTATTAAAATTATATTCACTATATAAACAGGCAACTGAGGGCGATAATACGGCTGAGCCACCAGCGAACCCTTTTGACTTTGTAGCCAAAGCAAAGTATCAGGCATGGGAGGAATTGAGAGGGAAGACTTCAGATGCCGCCATGGAAGAATACATCCAACTGGTAACACAACTCAAAAATTAA
- a CDS encoding ABC transporter substrate-binding protein, whose translation MSIQRFLIIWATVFLFSSCQTKQAEKRQVFRYNVVDGIATLDPAFAKNQSIIWAVKQLYNTLVEPDQQLQIRPSLAQSWEVSPDAKVYTFHLRTDVFFHDNDVFPGGKGRKMIASDVVYSLQRIMDPATASAGAWIFNGKVDKDKGFEALDDSTFRLTLLQPFHPVLGILSMQYCSVIPHEIVEKYGKDFRKHPCGTGPFQFDYWEEGQALVLHKFPHYFEKGLPYLDAVKMSFLDNKATEFLLFRQGQLDFMNDIDASFKDEVLNKKGELKKEWAGKMILDKAPQLNVEYFGFLLDSTKIHQSPTRLKNIRLAINYGFDRAKMITYLRNGIGTPANAGFIPQGLPSFDTSKVKGYSYNPAKARQLLKEAGYPEGKGLPPIKLLSIPIYEDYANYVANQLQQIGITVQVEVLQKALLLEQTAKSDALFFRGSWMGDYADAENYLAVFYSKNPAPPNYTRYKNPAYDKLYEAALQENNDSVRYSLYNQMDRMIVADAPVVPLFYDEVIHLIQPNVEGMETNGLNQLELRKVRIKQ comes from the coding sequence ATGAGCATACAACGTTTTTTAATAATATGGGCAACAGTATTCCTTTTCAGTAGTTGTCAGACCAAACAGGCTGAAAAACGGCAGGTATTCAGGTACAATGTGGTAGACGGTATTGCCACCCTTGATCCGGCATTTGCGAAGAACCAGTCTATCATCTGGGCGGTCAAACAATTATATAATACCCTCGTGGAACCGGATCAGCAATTGCAGATCAGGCCTTCGCTGGCCCAAAGCTGGGAAGTATCGCCAGATGCAAAGGTGTATACCTTTCACCTGCGTACGGATGTTTTCTTTCATGATAATGATGTATTCCCCGGTGGCAAAGGAAGAAAGATGATAGCGAGCGATGTGGTGTATAGCTTACAACGTATTATGGATCCGGCTACCGCCTCTGCAGGGGCCTGGATCTTTAATGGTAAGGTCGATAAAGACAAAGGCTTTGAAGCCCTGGATGATTCAACTTTCAGACTCACTTTATTGCAACCGTTTCACCCGGTATTGGGTATTCTCAGTATGCAATATTGTTCTGTTATCCCACATGAAATCGTTGAGAAATATGGTAAGGATTTCAGAAAACACCCCTGTGGTACAGGGCCGTTTCAATTTGATTACTGGGAAGAAGGGCAGGCCTTGGTATTACATAAGTTCCCGCATTATTTTGAAAAAGGACTTCCTTATTTAGATGCCGTGAAGATGAGTTTCCTCGATAACAAGGCGACCGAATTCCTGTTATTCCGGCAGGGGCAACTGGATTTTATGAATGATATCGATGCGTCTTTTAAAGATGAGGTACTGAATAAGAAGGGAGAGTTAAAAAAGGAGTGGGCCGGGAAGATGATCCTGGATAAGGCGCCGCAACTGAATGTGGAATATTTTGGGTTCCTGTTGGATAGTACCAAAATCCATCAATCGCCTACGCGGTTAAAAAATATCCGTCTCGCCATTAATTATGGTTTCGACAGGGCGAAGATGATCACTTACCTCCGAAATGGTATTGGTACGCCTGCCAATGCAGGATTTATTCCCCAGGGCTTACCTTCATTTGATACAAGTAAAGTAAAAGGATATAGTTATAATCCTGCGAAAGCCAGGCAGTTATTAAAAGAAGCCGGATACCCGGAGGGCAAAGGATTGCCGCCGATCAAACTATTGTCTATTCCTATTTATGAGGATTATGCCAACTATGTAGCGAACCAGCTGCAGCAAATAGGTATTACCGTACAGGTAGAGGTATTACAAAAAGCATTGTTGCTGGAGCAAACCGCCAAATCGGATGCGCTTTTCTTCAGAGGTAGCTGGATGGGAGACTATGCAGATGCAGAGAACTACCTTGCCGTGTTTTACAGCAAAAACCCGGCGCCGCCGAACTATACGAGATATAAAAACCCAGCGTACGATAAACTCTACGAAGCCGCCTTGCAGGAGAACAATGACAGCGTGCGGTACAGCCTTTATAACCAGATGGATAGGATGATAGTGGCAGATGCGCCTGTGGTGCCGTTGTTTTATGATGAGGTCATTCACCTGATCCAGCCAAATGTGGAGGGGATGGAAACTAACGGGTTAAATCAGCTGGAATTACGGAAGGTGAGGATAAAGCAATAA